In the Periophthalmus magnuspinnatus isolate fPerMag1 chromosome 11, fPerMag1.2.pri, whole genome shotgun sequence genome, AGCAGAGCAGGGGTCACTTGAGCCTGCGGGAGGTTGCTGTGAGGTCCAGCATGGCTCGCCTTCTGCTCAGCCTTTGCACTGATTGAACGCCCCACTTTTCTCCACTTTGCTCTGCGGTTCTGAAACCAAACCTGGACAAAAAATGTGGAGAAGTTAAAAAATGGTATAATACAAGAAATTGCATGAGTAGAGTGTTATTTAAAAGCACAAAGAGGTCCTTACACAAGTTGAATTTTTTCTCATTGAAAGCATTTGTCATTATGTCAAACTATTTTGTCCAATATCCAAGGAGGCAAAACTGACTAAATTCCTCATATGTGAATGTTTAAGAAATTTTCTGGTCCTGTACTAAGCTGACATGTTGTCTGTATGTTTCTCACCATTATTCTCTGTGGTGTGACCCCAACTGAAGCAGCAATGGCTTTCCTCTTCTCTGCATCAGGGTAGTGGTCTTCCTGAAACAGGGACTCCAAGTGCTCCAACTGATCTGAGATGATGCAAACATATGTGCATGTTGAACCAAACTGAATGCACAGTTTTAGAGAACTTTATCCACCTATAGTTTTTCTTACCTATACTATAGAGAGTGCGAGTTTTCTTCTTTGGGGCAGGTGGCAGAAGGCAGTTGTCAATGTTTTCTAATCCTGGCATCACTGGATAGCTGAGGGATTGCCCGCGGCCCCTCGTGCAGTATCGTATTGAGCGTCTTGTTGAATAGACTTGAGTTATCGCCATCTGTAGTGAGTTTATTAATTTACAAATGATACCAACTTAAAGAGTAGGTAAATGTTATGAGCATGTAATGCAAATAATCTGACCTCAAGAGGCTGGGGGTTAGTCTTCGGTACACTATGTAGATAGGGGCTATGGGGCCGTTTGGTGGCCTGGGGTGCAGGAGGCGCAGGCTGGATTTGGACCGGAGGCTGTGAGGAGTAAAGAGCCAAGGCGACAGGGGGGCAGTACACCCCCGAGGCTCCACATCCCAGGTATATGGGATCAGTCAACTCACTGCTGTTCATCAGCCCAACAGTGGGCTCCAATGAGGGGTCCGCTGGACATTTCTCAAGTTCCTGAGCTGGGTTTTTGGTCAGCTCTTTATCGTCAACaactttacaactttttttACATCTTGAACGCTCGTTTTTTTTGCTCCGCCTCTTCCTGCCCCTTTTCTGCTCATCTTTGTCTTCACAAGTTTCTTTATCCTCcattttttcattgttattaATGTCTTTGTCCGCTCCATCTGCAGaaccatcctcctcctctgctcccgccACAGCCTTCGATTCAGTTCGGTCTGGTTCCTCTTCATTATTTTCACTATTTCCTGCTTGTTCATTGTGTCCAGTTTGTTCTctgttatttatctgattaaagAGCCGCTCCCCcctatcctcctcctcctcctcctcccttttcctGTCCACAGGCTGGTCATTCATTGGTTCCAAATCTTCCTGTTCTTCACACAAAAGGCTTGGACAATCTGCAACAAGAAAAGTCTTACAGGTCTGATACAATAATCAGGACCCATGTTTGCCCATTATAATTTATAAGATTAGGAAAATGCTGTCATAAGGGTTTATTTGATGTGAGGACATTTAAGAACCTCTTCAAAAGTGGAAGTCTAGGTGTCTGGTACAGGTCATGATGCTGCATATAATTAATTTATCTTTGCCTCTTAGAAAGCTGCCAAAACACTAATTACTTTGAACAAATGCCTATAGGCCGAGACATGGGCCAGTGATGTCATTTGCTTGAGGCACATTTCACTGGAAGACCTGGAGGTGGATTTTCCCTGATAAACGCCACCCTCTGGAGGAGCAGCCCCCGCAGTCTCTTAATTAGTGTCCCAGCTGTGGCGCACCTCACCTGACTGTTAATTAACTAGCGGGACCTGCTTCTATCTACAAACACTGGGTCAAGAATGTTAATGACAAACTTTAAAGTTGATTTAAGTTTTTTCTCGGTGATGGGGACTGCTGTAGATCAATATGTGACTCTAGTGCAAGACTTTTGAAGAAGTTGTTCAAAGTTTTATAACATGACTCAGGACGTCACTATGGCAATGTCGCAACAAAACAATTAATTTGCCCTTACCAAAATCCTCAGATACACCACAGTCTTCGTCCATTTCGCCTCGGCTTCAGTCAAACCAATAAACTCTAAACTAATAATCAATTAAGCGGTGCAGGTCGCGAGGCTAGTCGCTCCTGGGCGCGAGGCTAATAGGCCTGATTGATTGATTAGCTAACTCACTGCGTGACCGAGAATTATCGCGTGAAggcttcagccaatcagagagcgcCACAGGTCCAGCCAGGGCCAAGAGAACTCAACTATATTTAGACTTAAGAGGACATTTATTCATCTTTAGGCCTATTTTGATATGACACTTTATgaaagaatataaaataaagtgtaGTTTTCATTTCAATTTATTGAAGCAGccttcaaacacacacagtctTTGTCAATTACAGTTagcagtttaaagggcccatgttacactattttctgatcaatgatataatattgtttcctcatcacaaatagacctggagttgtgttttgtttcagtagcacatgtttagcacacaaaccctacatatttaagCTGTGTGCTtctttcaaactccatacactttcaccagaatcatttggataatctcagccctggaattgccaatgaaagaaagagtatcTGCATATTTGAAACTCAGTGTTTGATATATGTACCATAGATTTACaggtttctcatccatctacaccaaacttatttttactaaacatcagcctgtccagggactacaggtggaaattagtatttttgctataacctggcaccaaacatctttcctgttttctaAGGTCagtgtaatgttgtgcactgtccctgttcaaataaaagcataccataccataccatgtCCTGCTCTAAagggatgtagacagattaatgtgtgaaggaaacaaaacacaaatccaggtatgattttgaggagctgacaagagtcaattttgcataatatttaatGAGCTGTGTGTGTAGGATATGCTCTGCTAACATTATAGGTAATTAGACCTGTAGTAATCTGAAAACCTACACCTTTTAGTAAATACATGGTATGCTGTTTAACAAAGTATGATTTCTTTTATAAGTGACACACGATTACGCTCTATATTGCTATTATGGAAACTTTGGAAACTATCTTGTTTATGAAAAGCACTACAGGCCTACAAATGCTTGGACTTGTAGCCAACACATAATTTATAGCCATTTTATCTGAAGGAAAGAACAAGTCCTTGAGAAGTAACTAGATTTGTCCCAAGGCCACACTTAATGGCTATATACAGCGACTGCCCTGGGTGATCATATAAATTCTAAATTGGCATTGAACCATGTAGGCCTACTTCTATTCCCCGGTGCCAAATAGCCAGTCTGTTGTGAAAATGCCAGGTGTGACCAATGTCCTTGCTAACAGTTGCAGTTGTTCTTGTTGCTCCCAGCAGATGGGGTACTACTGAGTGACCACACAGCACCCTCACCCAGCAtctgtctacctctctctcAGCTATAATGCTTTTACTGTCTTACCCCTCCAATGTGAAAGAAGGCTCACAAATCACAAATCTTTCCCCATGTGTGAGCCATATAATACCATATATCATATCAGTAGTCTTTTGCACTAAGCACTATGAAGCGGTTGTTTTCATTACAATGTGTAGTGTTTGCATCTCCTTATCAACTGACCTTGTTCTGTAACAATTTGATACCAGAAATGTAAACTGGAGACCCTTTTAaacactctccctcctcctcatgtTCTCACAAATCTCAGTGGATAGCTGGTCTAATCATTCCTGATGCAAGTATAGAAAcaactcctccctcctttcctcttagGACCTTCAGAGTTCACTCAGAGTAAATAGCCTGGATCATATACAATAGCTGCGTCAGTGTATTTCGTATTGAGGTGCACAGGGTTGCGGCTGATGTCAGTGGGTCAGTAATGGTATGTAGGCCAAGCTAATGTTGGTGTGTGATAACGCCAGGGCGAGACTTTGCGCCAGTCTGAGAGGTATTTCAAATGTCTTTCTAAAGTGTATTTTCACTGTGAGCACGAGCAGAGGTTACTTTATCATCGGCCTGCACCATTTAGGGCCATGTTCAGAAGCAGACAGCTTTGAAGATCTCTGAAAAGAACTGGAATCTTATAAGAGAAATATTGTTATTGAAGAGGAGTGGTGTCAGTGTCATGCAGACAGAGGTGCTatataccaattttgataccataGCTTTTATTCACCATTTTGCATGTCGCTTATTCTCTTCTTGTAaaaggttacatttttatatagcgcttttccaccttcaagtcactcaaagaactttgcattaaggaaccactcacatcacataccagtgtacacagacactgggacactacagcagtattcatctgtgggagctggaatcgcactgccaacctgtgagtcagtggatctgatcgctttaccaacgatgtttatgttaagagtgggattcaaatgaccaaccttcagatcagtggacaaactttCTAGTGACAAAATTGTTATCACAAGTTTCAAAGTCAACAAAAATGTTGAGGTAAACCAAATAAACTTGATCTTGTCCTCTCATGCCTcagatttttaataaaaattGTTATAAAACGGTGGTATACATCCTGCTCCTATAGCCAGGTGTCCCTTAAAAATCTTATTGTACTGTaaatcttttcatttttgttcgGCTTGTATAAAGGTATGTCTTgcctttacttcagtaaaaatttGATACTTTATTCAAAGTATTGTGAAGAGAAACTGAAGATGTAGAAACATTTGTCTATGTGTTGGTTACCTATAGACACCTTTGAATGAACACAAAGACAAGATTTACCCAGTTCAggttttttatttgaacagagtGGCAGATTAGTGACATGTCGGTGGCTTGGAGGATCTGCCCTCTTCGCTCACTCAGCCAATGACAGAAACTCAGccttaaaaaaatgcaaatgtataaaaacaggAATGGGAACAGCAAACAGAGTAGTGCCGCCAATAAGGCTTGacacaaaacatacacacaaactcacacatgcaTAGCTACTCACAGTCCATTCTCCCTCACTCATACCCCTGTCTTATTTGGCTACGCAGGCTTAAAGATGAGTACAAACATACATTGACTTTAGAAAAGACAGTACATGTTAAGATCATTCCTGCCCCGTGAAAAAGTGGCGTGGCGTCTGTGTGTCCGTCCCGCTGCGGAGACTGACAAACTGAGACAGACAGTGAAGACACAGTCAGTGTGAGAGCGTCCGGCCCACATTCAGCAGTGAACTGAGCAAACACGCGTCAACGACAGGCCAGTGTACACAAAAGTCTGCTGTGAAATATCAAGGTGAAgctcgcacacacacaacagtggCAGAGGCGTGTTACCGCTCAGTGGAGGAACGCGGTGGCTGCTGGACAAAGGTGACCGCACTCTCCACCACAGTACATTCGAACTTTGACCCCACCCCTGGTTTGTTTTGGAGTTCACAAAATGCACACTGACATCCACACACACCCAGACTAGTATAGTTTTGACTCCCATGCATTTTTGATCTACAGTACTGAGTATAATAGAAGCTACTAGCCCAGTCGTACTGGTGTGGTTATTGTTACAATCTCTTAGATAAAGCACAACTCCCAAAATTTGAAAACCAAGCCCAGATTCCCTGTTCCCTCCCCATAAGAGCCCACAGCAGGTGAAGAGACCCCACAGGTTCAAACTCAAGGTCTTTAAACTTGTCATAACTTTATGGCCAAAAGTTACGATATGATTGCTGTACAGCAGACCATGGATGAGAGCACTTGGAAGTCACTTGCAGCTTAGAGTTTTGCCCCACACACGTTCAATTGGGCCCCTCCCTTTCCTGAACAGAGCCAATGGCAGAAGATGAAGGTGAGGCATGCAGAGTGGGAGGAGTCAGAGCTGTGATGACAGATGTGCAGTTGTGCTTTTTACACAAACAGACCAAACGTTAAACCAACCAGAAACTAACTACAATACCAATG is a window encoding:
- the LOC129456658 gene encoding uncharacterized protein LOC129456658; the encoded protein is MDEDCGVSEDFDCPSLLCEEQEDLEPMNDQPVDRKREEEEEEDRGERLFNQINNREQTGHNEQAGNSENNEEEPDRTESKAVAGAEEEDGSADGADKDINNNEKMEDKETCEDKDEQKRGRKRRSKKNERSRCKKSCKVVDDKELTKNPAQELEKCPADPSLEPTVGLMNSSELTDPIYLGCGASGVYCPPVALALYSSQPPVQIQPAPPAPQATKRPHSPYLHSVPKTNPQPLEMAITQVYSTRRSIRYCTRGRGQSLSYPVMPGLENIDNCLLPPAPKKKTRTLYSIDQLEHLESLFQEDHYPDAEKRKAIAASVGVTPQRIMVWFQNRRAKWRKVGRSISAKAEQKASHAGPHSNLPQAQVTPALLSLPLNKPPSFSGHFATKLSQIAPTAPTFTPLYSNHSTSPGQSRVRDGEQLQLSSQGGLAEYHPRPMHSPPPIRRASLPLFTTAYNPANPNPSLLNTLAHTPPLFLDALEAGSSLPHHDTQPLQADTSSLFDFGEKLDYLSSAQQNNLLYQLQTSYPSSQPQPCVSYLTPSPYLTPNPPDSNPSSYLTFGPGGGSTGVVTYSTGGHTFFQSQSTGQVLLQSTGPHGGITAYQSYPWGSMYSQASLHQRPQCPPSYPSTLSAPRDLQLAPSGTAPPSVFFTIDQHSSHTQIHSSSTTLPPVSTLRPPRLRAEITPTKAAPLLPAQASPASPQSPPVPPCVKIEYDSPREIHSHFHCDFSPIHF